The Triplophysa rosa linkage group LG15, Trosa_1v2, whole genome shotgun sequence genome has a segment encoding these proteins:
- the ntmt2 gene encoding N-terminal Xaa-Pro-Lys N-methyltransferase 2 isoform X1, with translation MSESTSIMEFSGTHQAFRDRWAKTDDEMCKHSMSFHLHNTLRQEFFASYLYLLEQIPLVKLYAVTCEYIKGEKQFYYRAQNFYKDVPPSEEGMMGDFVEISEIDLEGSRQFLKKFVGPGKAGTKRALDCGCGIGRVSKGVLFPVFETMEMLDMTEEFILHAHECYLGDDADRVEAYYLYNLQEFIPPPKRYDVIWMQWIACHLTDKDLMEFLARAKESLKPNGVIIIKDNMTRQGCKLDPIDGSIIRHLDIMKSIIQKAGLTILDVEKQEGFPEVIIPVWMIAMR, from the exons ATGTCTGAATCCACCTCTATCATGGAGTTTAGTGGGACGCATCAAGCCTTCCGGGACCGCTGGGCGAAGACGGATGATGAGATGTGCAAGCACAGTATGTCTTTTCATCTTCACAACACCCTGAGGCAGGAGTTCTTCGCCAGCTACCTGTACCTTCTGGAACAGATTCCTCTGG TGAAACTCTATGCCGTGACTTGCGAGTACATTAAAGGGGAGAAGCAGTTTTACTACAGGGCACAGAATTTCTACAAGGACGTCCCGCCGTCAGAAGAGGGCATGATGGGAGATTTCGTGGAGATATCTGAGATTGACCTAGAGGGCTCAAGGCAGTTCCTGAAGAAATTtgtt GGTCCAGGAAAGGCGGGCACCAAGCGTGCATTAGACTGTGGCTGTGGAATTGGACGAGTGTCTAAAGGGGTTCTGTTTCCTGTGTTTGAAACCATGGAGATGCTCGACATGACGGAAGAGTTCATCCTTCACGCTCATGAATGTTACCTTGGAGATGATGCAGACCGGGTGGAAGCCTACTACCTTTACAATCTGCAAGAATTTATCCCACCTCCAAAAAGATATGATGTCATCTGGATGCAGTGGATTGCCT GTCATCTTACTGATAAAGACCTGATGGAGTTTTTAGCTCGTGCTAAAGAGAGTCTGAAGCCTAATGGTGTGATCATCATTAAAGATAACATGACACGACAGGGGTGCAAGCTGGATCCCATCGACGGCAGCATTATTCGTCACTTGGACATCATGAAGAGTATCATTCAGAAAGCAGGTCTCACCATATTGGACGTGGAGAAACAGGAAGGGTTTCCTGAGGTCATCATACCTGTATGGATGATTGCCATGCGCTGA
- the ntmt2 gene encoding N-terminal Xaa-Pro-Lys N-methyltransferase 2 isoform X2 — protein MSESTSIMEFSGTHQAFRDRWAKTDDEMCKHSMSFHLHNTLRQEFFASYLYLLEQIPLVKLYAVTCEYIKGEKQFYYRAQNFYKDVPPSEEGMMGDFVEISEIDLEGSRQFLKKFVGPGKAGTKRALDCGCGIGRVSKGVLFPVFETMEMLDMTEEFILHAHECYLGDDADRVEAYYLYNLQEFIPPPKRYDVIWMQWIAWVQAGSHRRQHYSSLGHHEEYHSESRSHHIGRGETGRVS, from the exons ATGTCTGAATCCACCTCTATCATGGAGTTTAGTGGGACGCATCAAGCCTTCCGGGACCGCTGGGCGAAGACGGATGATGAGATGTGCAAGCACAGTATGTCTTTTCATCTTCACAACACCCTGAGGCAGGAGTTCTTCGCCAGCTACCTGTACCTTCTGGAACAGATTCCTCTGG TGAAACTCTATGCCGTGACTTGCGAGTACATTAAAGGGGAGAAGCAGTTTTACTACAGGGCACAGAATTTCTACAAGGACGTCCCGCCGTCAGAAGAGGGCATGATGGGAGATTTCGTGGAGATATCTGAGATTGACCTAGAGGGCTCAAGGCAGTTCCTGAAGAAATTtgtt GGTCCAGGAAAGGCGGGCACCAAGCGTGCATTAGACTGTGGCTGTGGAATTGGACGAGTGTCTAAAGGGGTTCTGTTTCCTGTGTTTGAAACCATGGAGATGCTCGACATGACGGAAGAGTTCATCCTTCACGCTCATGAATGTTACCTTGGAGATGATGCAGACCGGGTGGAAGCCTACTACCTTTACAATCTGCAAGAATTTATCCCACCTCCAAAAAGATATGATGTCATCTGGATGCAGTGGATTGCCT GGGTGCAAGCTGGATCCCATCGACGGCAGCATTATTCGTCACTTGGACATCATGAAGAGTATCATTCAGAAAGCAGGTCTCACCATATTGGACGTGGAGAAACAGGAAGGGTTTCCTGA